A genomic segment from Microcoleus sp. bin38.metabat.b11b12b14.051 encodes:
- a CDS encoding HlyD family efflux transporter periplasmic adaptor subunit, with amino-acid sequence MSRTTEPTPAETFDNDQFLPPVSRWTTLGGILMVATFGGAIALASVTKYSATVKADAIVRPAGEVRVVQAATEGTIESIAVSENQTVKAGDAIAVVDASRLDAQKKQFQEIINQSQTAAQQINQQLRDLENQILASGQFKSIETASAAAQELVESALVKIATAQPDVAERLGRSRRVLLVKRSSIQQQLIQAKKELNQIQSKVENSVVRAPADGTILRLEVRNAGQTVQAGSAIAQIVPSDVPLVLKAKVTSQDIARIQIGQPVQIRISALPFPDYGTLKGTVSEIAPDAIAPQNPGNNLGTAYYEVAIKPQQAYLTKLDSTRGQFLETPQANVPRQYAIQSGMEGRADIITGQETVLKFVLRKARLLTDW; translated from the coding sequence ATGTCTCGCACTACTGAACCCACCCCCGCTGAAACCTTTGATAACGACCAGTTTTTGCCCCCTGTCAGCCGCTGGACTACTTTGGGGGGTATTTTGATGGTGGCGACCTTTGGCGGGGCGATCGCCCTGGCTAGCGTCACCAAATATAGCGCTACAGTCAAAGCAGACGCGATCGTCCGTCCAGCCGGAGAAGTGCGCGTCGTACAAGCAGCAACCGAAGGAACCATCGAAAGCATTGCTGTCAGCGAAAATCAGACAGTCAAAGCCGGAGATGCGATCGCAGTTGTAGACGCTTCGCGTTTGGACGCCCAAAAAAAGCAGTTCCAAGAAATAATTAATCAGTCTCAAACAGCAGCACAGCAAATCAACCAGCAACTGCGCGACTTAGAAAATCAAATTTTAGCCAGCGGCCAATTTAAAAGCATCGAAACTGCAAGTGCAGCCGCCCAGGAATTAGTCGAGTCCGCTCTCGTAAAAATCGCCACAGCGCAGCCGGATGTCGCCGAAAGACTGGGGCGAAGCCGGCGAGTTTTGCTGGTGAAGCGATCGTCCATTCAACAACAATTAATTCAAGCTAAAAAAGAACTGAATCAAATTCAGTCAAAAGTCGAAAATAGCGTGGTTCGCGCCCCCGCCGATGGTACAATTCTCAGATTGGAAGTCCGGAATGCCGGTCAAACCGTACAAGCCGGCAGCGCGATCGCCCAAATCGTCCCCAGCGACGTACCCCTGGTACTCAAAGCCAAAGTAACATCCCAAGACATCGCCCGCATCCAAATCGGCCAACCCGTACAGATCCGAATTTCTGCCCTACCCTTCCCCGATTACGGAACACTCAAAGGAACAGTCAGCGAAATCGCCCCAGATGCGATCGCCCCTCAAAATCCCGGTAACAATTTAGGTACAGCCTATTACGAAGTAGCAATTAAACCCCAACAAGCCTATTTAACAAAACTCGACTCTACCCGCGGTCAATTCTTGGAAACTCCCCAAGCAAACGTCCCCCGCCAGTATGCAATTCAATCAGGAATGGAGGGCAGAGCCGATATTATTACCGGCCAAGAAACAGTGCTGAAATTTGTCTTACGCAAAGCCCGGTTGCTGACAGATTGGTAA
- a CDS encoding mucoidy inhibitor MuiA family protein, producing MTDSNLLDRDHIKIVESQISEVTVYTDRALITRRGTVALTGNERELTVASLPTTLETESVRATGAGTVAVRLLGVHTETVFHSEPTGDRIPELTAQIQELETQKRAINDRITARKIQLQFLQGLSEKSVGSFSSSIAKQQIGLTETSELLNFLGTNYLKHVSAIGQHERQQRDLDNQIEALYQQLHQVQTPYSQQSFNIIVAIEPSGSGNFELEVSYVVMGARWTPLYDLRVNTTNNQINLNYLAEVNQNTGEDWTGVALTLSTAKPGMGTLPPKLQPWFIDTYSRNYAQTTELERMSRSRASEAEVPDIMMAMPHSAADSAPEPIAAQTATATLSKEGSTVSFQVGGNTNIPSDGTPHKVTIFSDNYPYKPEYVAVPRLVSFAYLQAIVTNPTAGATLLPGKANIFRDNTFVGNVQLKNVSHGEEFKLNLGIDEGLKIERELVERQVDKKLIGNQRRTTYAYRLILTNLQQVPAKLTLKEQLPVSRKEQIKVRLTQTNPKIVAGEMGLLEWIISLPPQAKQELHYQFVVEHPPELTVIGLDI from the coding sequence ATGACTGATTCAAATTTACTCGATCGCGATCATATCAAAATAGTAGAATCGCAAATTTCCGAAGTTACCGTGTACACCGATCGCGCCCTAATTACCCGCCGCGGCACAGTAGCCCTGACAGGAAACGAGCGCGAATTGACCGTTGCGTCCCTCCCCACAACCCTCGAAACCGAGTCAGTCAGGGCTACGGGCGCAGGTACAGTCGCCGTGCGATTGCTGGGAGTACACACCGAAACCGTGTTTCACAGCGAACCTACGGGCGATCGCATCCCCGAATTAACCGCACAAATCCAAGAGTTAGAAACCCAAAAACGCGCAATTAACGATAGAATAACTGCCAGAAAAATTCAACTCCAATTTCTCCAAGGTTTAAGCGAAAAAAGCGTCGGTTCTTTTTCCAGCAGCATCGCCAAACAGCAGATAGGTTTAACCGAAACCAGCGAATTGCTCAACTTCTTAGGAACCAATTACCTAAAACACGTAAGTGCGATCGGGCAACACGAAAGACAGCAGCGCGACTTAGACAACCAAATAGAAGCATTGTACCAGCAGTTGCACCAAGTACAAACTCCCTATTCCCAGCAAAGTTTTAACATCATTGTCGCGATCGAACCCAGCGGCAGTGGCAATTTTGAACTAGAAGTTTCCTATGTAGTCATGGGAGCTCGTTGGACTCCTCTCTACGACTTGCGAGTCAATACTACCAACAACCAAATCAATCTCAATTACCTAGCCGAAGTCAATCAAAACACAGGCGAAGATTGGACGGGAGTAGCGCTGACTTTATCCACAGCCAAACCTGGAATGGGAACTTTGCCACCAAAACTCCAACCCTGGTTTATCGATACTTATAGCCGAAATTATGCTCAAACCACAGAATTGGAGAGGATGAGCCGATCGAGAGCCAGTGAGGCAGAAGTTCCAGATATAATGATGGCTATGCCTCATAGTGCTGCCGATTCCGCACCCGAACCCATAGCAGCTCAAACCGCGACAGCAACATTATCTAAAGAAGGTAGCACCGTCTCATTTCAAGTAGGAGGAAATACCAATATTCCCAGCGACGGCACACCCCACAAAGTCACTATTTTCAGCGATAATTATCCCTATAAACCTGAATATGTCGCAGTGCCGCGTTTAGTAAGCTTTGCTTATTTGCAAGCAATTGTCACCAATCCGACGGCAGGTGCAACTCTGCTTCCCGGTAAAGCAAATATCTTTCGCGACAACACATTCGTCGGCAATGTGCAGTTAAAAAATGTTTCCCATGGCGAAGAATTTAAGCTGAATTTAGGAATAGATGAAGGATTAAAAATAGAGCGGGAATTAGTGGAAAGACAAGTTGATAAAAAACTGATCGGCAATCAGCGGCGCACCACCTACGCCTATCGGTTAATTCTGACAAACTTGCAGCAAGTACCTGCAAAATTGACACTAAAAGAGCAACTTCCAGTCAGTCGCAAAGAGCAAATAAAAGTGCGCTTGACTCAGACAAACCCGAAGATAGTAGCAGGTGAAATGGGACTCTTGGAATGGATAATCTCTCTGCCACCGCAAGCCAAGCAAGAGTTACATTACCAATTTGTTGTCGAACATCCTCCCGAATTAACTGTCATCGGTTTAGATATTTAA
- the trpS gene encoding tryptophan--tRNA ligase: protein MGKQRVLSGVQPTGNLHLGNYLGAIRNWVEGQSQYENYFCVVDLHAITAPHNPATLASDTYTIAALYLACGIDLEYSTIFVQSHVSAHTELAWLLNCITPINWLEDMIQFKEKAVKQGENVNAGLLNYPVLMAADILLYDADQVPVGEDQKQHLELTRDIVIRLNHQFGTPEKPVLKLPKPLIRTDGARVMSLTDGTRKMSKSDPSEQSRINLLDSPETITKKIKRCKTDAVRGLTFDDPERPEAKNLLTLYLLLSGKSKEEVAAECENMGWGDFKPLLTETTINALKPIQDKYKEIMDDPGYLESVLRRGREQAETIANQTLTKVKTAFGYSIPN from the coding sequence ATGGGCAAACAACGCGTTCTTTCAGGAGTTCAGCCAACAGGCAATCTTCACCTCGGTAACTATCTCGGTGCCATTCGCAACTGGGTAGAAGGTCAAAGTCAGTACGAAAATTACTTTTGCGTAGTAGATTTGCACGCAATTACCGCACCGCACAATCCAGCAACCCTTGCATCCGACACTTACACCATCGCCGCTCTTTATTTAGCTTGCGGCATCGATTTAGAATACTCTACTATTTTCGTGCAATCCCACGTTTCGGCGCACACAGAACTAGCATGGTTGCTCAACTGCATTACGCCGATTAACTGGCTCGAAGATATGATTCAGTTTAAAGAAAAAGCAGTTAAACAAGGCGAAAATGTCAACGCAGGCTTGCTAAACTATCCCGTATTAATGGCAGCAGACATCTTGCTTTACGATGCCGATCAAGTGCCAGTAGGCGAAGACCAAAAACAGCATTTAGAACTCACCCGCGATATCGTCATCAGATTAAATCACCAATTCGGCACACCAGAAAAACCTGTTTTAAAACTTCCCAAACCCTTAATTAGAACAGACGGTGCGAGAGTCATGAGTTTGACAGACGGCACGCGCAAAATGTCAAAATCCGACCCTTCCGAACAGAGTCGAATTAATTTGTTAGATTCCCCAGAAACAATCACGAAAAAAATCAAGCGCTGCAAAACAGATGCCGTGCGCGGCTTGACTTTCGACGACCCGGAGCGCCCCGAAGCGAAAAATTTGCTAACACTTTATCTCTTACTTTCCGGGAAATCGAAGGAAGAAGTCGCAGCCGAATGTGAAAACATGGGTTGGGGAGATTTCAAACCATTATTGACAGAGACAACAATTAATGCACTCAAACCTATTCAGGATAAATACAAGGAAATAATGGACGATCCGGGATATTTAGAATCTGTACTGCGTCGCGGCAGAGAACAAGCAGAAACTATTGCCAACCAAACTCTGACTAAGGTTAAAACCGCTTTTGGTTATTCTATACCTAATTAG
- a CDS encoding methylenetetrahydrofolate reductase, with protein MNRFRTACTTPGEFVITAEVAPPKGGDMTHTIAMAERLKNRVHAINITDGSRAVLRMCPLAVSAILLQRGIEPICQVACRDRNQIGLQADLMGAHALGIHNILALTGDPVKAGDHPKAKSVFDLESVRLLQVIQKMNGGFDWNDKALTDGVTDLFVGAAVDPQCPSWSGLQSRFEKKVEAGAQFFQSQLITDFDRLDKFMHQIAAGCNKPILAGIFLFKSAKNAEFIKKYVPGVHIPQETIDRLAKSPEPLQEGIRIAAEQVKLARQLCQGVHMMAVKREDLIPQILDLAGIEPLS; from the coding sequence ATGAACCGTTTTCGCACTGCTTGCACCACTCCTGGAGAATTTGTAATTACCGCCGAAGTTGCACCGCCAAAAGGTGGCGATATGACTCATACGATCGCCATGGCTGAACGCCTCAAAAACAGAGTGCACGCCATTAACATCACAGACGGAAGCCGCGCAGTGCTGCGAATGTGTCCCCTAGCAGTTTCCGCAATTCTCTTGCAGCGCGGAATTGAGCCGATTTGTCAAGTTGCTTGTCGCGATCGCAACCAAATAGGCCTGCAAGCCGATCTCATGGGAGCCCACGCCTTAGGCATCCATAATATCTTGGCACTCACCGGCGATCCAGTCAAAGCCGGCGACCATCCCAAAGCCAAAAGTGTATTCGACTTAGAATCAGTGCGGCTGCTGCAAGTCATTCAAAAAATGAACGGCGGCTTTGACTGGAACGACAAAGCTTTAACAGACGGAGTTACCGATTTATTTGTCGGCGCTGCTGTCGATCCGCAATGCCCCAGTTGGTCTGGTTTGCAAAGCCGATTCGAGAAAAAAGTAGAAGCTGGAGCTCAGTTTTTTCAGAGCCAATTAATTACAGATTTTGACCGTTTGGATAAGTTTATGCACCAAATTGCTGCTGGCTGCAACAAACCAATTTTAGCAGGAATCTTTTTGTTTAAATCAGCTAAAAATGCTGAATTTATAAAAAAATACGTACCGGGAGTTCACATACCGCAAGAAACGATCGACCGTTTAGCAAAATCGCCAGAACCCTTGCAGGAAGGCATCAGAATTGCCGCCGAACAAGTCAAGCTAGCACGGCAATTGTGTCAAGGAGTGCACATGATGGCCGTCAAGCGAGAAGATTTGATTCCACAAATTTTGGATTTGGCGGGAATTGAGCCGCTGAGCTAA
- a CDS encoding peptidase domain-containing ABC transporter gives MLKNIPFIGKMRLFGQVNRFKKYQVVLQQSEEDCGAACLASIAKFYGQNFTISRLREFAGTGQKGTTLLGLKQGAEAIGFNARSVRAAATILDKIDAAPLPAIIHWSGYHWVVLYGKQGDKYAIGDPAVGMRYISKEELAAGWTDWLCLLVEPDAERFFAEADNQPPANSVQKWTRRVLIYRQLLIEALLLNVVLGLLSIASPFLVQLLTDDILVRGDTQLLASVAIAVIVMNLFSSSLGLVQSNLIAQFSQRLELGLVMEFGRKFLRLPLSFYETRRSGEIVSRLQDIQEINKLVSQFAISLPSQFFIAVVSFVVMLFYSKELTLAATVIALFMTASTIVFLPVLQQKTRNLFVLEAETQGVLVETFKGALTVKTTSSAQQLWEEFQGRFGRLASLTFRTTQIGILNNIFSGFVASAGSITLLWLGSSLVIDKALSIGQLLAFISMNQNVTTWVTSLVECTDEMARVQTATQRLSEVIDAEPESKSDINKPVVTLQDRDEIVCKSVNFHYPGRLDLLENFSVTFPGGHAIALIGYSGCGKSTLAKVIAGLYPLQSGNVRIGGYNLQDLSLDCLRQQVVLVPQEAHFWSRSILDNFQLGSPDVTFEQIVKACKIAGADEFISQLPDKYQTVLGEFGANISGGQRQRLAIARAILNNPPVLILDESTAGLDPASEAEVLENLLMYRQGKTTIFISHRPRVIDRADWIIMLERGRLKLQGSAAKLRSIPGDHLDFLEP, from the coding sequence ATGTTAAAGAACATCCCTTTTATCGGCAAAATGCGATTATTCGGACAAGTCAACCGGTTTAAGAAATATCAGGTTGTTCTCCAGCAGAGCGAAGAAGATTGCGGGGCGGCTTGTTTGGCTTCGATCGCGAAATTTTACGGACAGAATTTTACAATTAGCCGCTTGCGAGAATTTGCGGGTACCGGCCAAAAAGGGACGACTTTACTGGGGTTGAAACAGGGAGCTGAGGCGATCGGCTTTAATGCGCGATCCGTGCGAGCAGCGGCTACTATTTTAGACAAAATTGACGCAGCACCTTTACCGGCAATTATTCACTGGAGCGGGTATCACTGGGTGGTTTTGTACGGAAAGCAGGGCGATAAATATGCGATCGGCGATCCGGCTGTCGGTATGCGCTATATTTCCAAAGAAGAATTAGCAGCAGGTTGGACAGATTGGCTGTGCTTGCTAGTCGAACCCGATGCTGAGCGGTTTTTTGCGGAAGCAGACAATCAACCGCCCGCGAATTCTGTACAAAAATGGACGCGCCGGGTTTTGATTTACCGCCAGCTTTTAATCGAAGCACTGTTGCTGAATGTGGTGTTGGGTTTGCTGTCGATTGCTTCGCCTTTTCTGGTACAACTGCTCACCGACGACATTCTGGTGCGGGGCGACACGCAACTTTTGGCAAGTGTGGCGATCGCAGTTATAGTTATGAATCTATTTAGCAGCAGTTTAGGATTGGTACAGTCGAACTTGATTGCTCAATTTTCCCAGCGTTTAGAGTTGGGATTGGTCATGGAATTCGGGCGTAAATTCCTGCGATTGCCTTTAAGCTTTTACGAAACCAGACGCAGCGGCGAAATCGTCAGTAGATTACAAGATATCCAAGAAATCAATAAATTAGTTTCTCAATTTGCGATCAGCTTACCCAGTCAATTTTTTATAGCCGTAGTTTCTTTTGTTGTCATGTTGTTTTACAGCAAGGAACTGACGCTGGCAGCTACAGTCATCGCTTTGTTCATGACTGCCTCTACAATAGTTTTTCTGCCCGTATTGCAGCAAAAAACGCGGAATTTATTTGTACTGGAAGCAGAAACTCAAGGTGTTTTAGTAGAAACCTTTAAAGGCGCACTGACCGTCAAAACCACTAGCAGCGCCCAGCAACTTTGGGAAGAATTTCAAGGTCGCTTCGGTCGCTTAGCGAGTCTTACTTTTCGCACTACACAAATTGGCATTCTCAATAATATCTTTTCTGGCTTTGTTGCTTCAGCGGGCAGCATTACCCTGCTGTGGTTGGGCAGCAGCTTAGTGATTGACAAAGCATTGAGTATCGGTCAGTTGCTAGCATTTATTAGCATGAATCAAAACGTTACTACTTGGGTAACTTCCTTGGTTGAATGTACTGATGAAATGGCTCGCGTGCAGACAGCAACTCAACGGCTTTCGGAAGTCATAGACGCCGAACCAGAAAGTAAAAGTGATATTAATAAACCTGTGGTAACGCTTCAAGACCGCGACGAAATTGTTTGCAAGAGTGTGAATTTTCACTACCCAGGCAGACTTGACTTGTTAGAAAATTTTTCTGTGACATTTCCTGGCGGTCACGCAATTGCTTTAATCGGTTATTCTGGTTGTGGAAAAAGTACCCTAGCTAAGGTAATTGCTGGTCTGTATCCGCTCCAATCTGGTAATGTGAGAATTGGTGGTTACAATTTGCAGGATTTGTCTCTCGATTGTCTCAGACAGCAGGTGGTTCTTGTTCCCCAAGAAGCTCATTTCTGGAGCCGTTCGATTCTCGATAATTTTCAGTTGGGGAGTCCCGATGTCACTTTTGAACAGATTGTGAAAGCTTGCAAAATTGCCGGGGCGGATGAATTTATCAGCCAATTACCGGATAAATATCAAACTGTTTTAGGGGAGTTTGGGGCAAATATTTCTGGGGGACAAAGACAGAGATTGGCGATCGCCCGTGCCATTCTCAATAACCCGCCCGTGTTGATTTTAGACGAGTCTACCGCAGGGCTAGATCCCGCCAGCGAAGCGGAAGTCTTGGAAAATCTGTTGATGTACCGGCAGGGGAAAACCACGATTTTCATCAGTCACAGGCCCCGAGTGATCGATCGCGCAGATTGGATTATTATGTTAGAGCGTGGCAGGTTAAAACTGCAAGGATCTGCTGCAAAATTGCGATCGATTCCCGGAGATCACTTAGACTTTTTGGAACCTTAA
- a CDS encoding secretion protein HlyD — translation MSDNQQESLFTELNDRESASVSGGSNTSDFSSGNSNSAKENSTSDRLNLLFFLPQPSQLNLYDPNRDRPYKTLVV, via the coding sequence ATGTCGGACAATCAACAAGAGTCATTATTCACCGAACTAAACGATCGAGAATCTGCTAGTGTTAGCGGCGGCAGCAATACCAGCGATTTTAGCAGCGGTAACAGCAACAGCGCTAAGGAAAACAGCACCAGCGATCGCCTGAATCTGCTGTTTTTCTTGCCACAGCCGAGCCAGCTTAACCTGTACGATCCGAATCGCGATCGCCCTTACAAAACCCTAGTGGTTTAG
- a CDS encoding Uma2 family endonuclease, which translates to MVQTIDNPTVSPTAEQHFTWRGLNWQQFKAIQSSFENVPGVRLFYCQGVLEIVGISKPHEAFQSIIGVLLAIYFEVREIEFFPSGAYSQIVEDQVEYQADLSYCFGTDKDVPDLCIEVVITSGSPIKLQKYRLMGVPEVWFWEDGTLQLYRLQEQGYERIASSELLPELDLSLLKRCILFTSPLEALKEFRRGISSND; encoded by the coding sequence ATGGTTCAAACTATAGACAATCCCACAGTTTCCCCCACAGCCGAGCAGCATTTCACTTGGCGCGGATTGAATTGGCAGCAGTTTAAAGCAATTCAATCCAGCTTTGAAAATGTGCCTGGTGTGCGGTTATTTTATTGTCAAGGAGTGTTAGAGATTGTGGGCATTAGTAAACCTCATGAAGCGTTTCAATCCATAATTGGCGTATTGCTTGCGATCTACTTTGAAGTTAGGGAAATTGAGTTTTTTCCCAGCGGTGCTTACAGCCAGATTGTTGAGGATCAAGTCGAGTATCAGGCAGATTTGTCTTATTGTTTCGGGACAGATAAGGATGTTCCTGATTTATGTATTGAGGTAGTTATTACTAGCGGCAGTCCGATTAAACTTCAGAAATATCGGTTGATGGGTGTGCCGGAAGTTTGGTTTTGGGAAGACGGAACGCTACAACTTTACCGCCTACAAGAGCAGGGTTACGAGCGAATTGCTAGTAGCGAATTGCTGCCTGAGTTAGACTTATCTTTGTTGAAGCGCTGCATTTTGTTTACTTCGCCTCTGGAAGCATTAAAAGAGTTTCGTAGAGGGATTAGTAGCAATGACTGA
- the cimA gene encoding citramalate synthase, whose translation MKNRLWIYDTTLRDGAQCEGLCLSLEDKVRIARQLDSLGIPFIEGGWPGANPKDVQFFWQLKEQPLIQAEVVAFCSTRRPGKTAANDEMLQPILSAGTRWVTLFGKSWDLHVIESLKTTLEENLAMIRDTIEYLRSQGRRVIYDAEHWFDGYKHNPEYAIKTLMAAANAGAEWLVLCDTNGGTLPDEVSQVVRDVAGIIETWDISESEIHPPQPPLIKEGRKSKIQLGIHTHNDSGVAVANALAGVREGVTMVQGTINGYGERCGNANLCSLIPNFQLKLGYDCIQDEQLAKLTQVSRSVSEIVNLAPDDHAPFVGLSAFAHKGGIHVSAVAKNPLTYEHLEPEKIGNIRRIVISDQSGLSNVLAKAKTFGIELDRKNPACRQILEKLKDLESQGYQFEGAEASFELLMREALEKRQRWFEIHGFQVHCDKVGEDCTALATVKLSVNGTNILECAEGNGPVSALDAALRKALVNFYPAIAHFYLTDYKVRILDSGAGTGAKTRVLVESSNHQQRWTTVGVSTNILDASCQAVVEGLEYGLVLENQEAIPLVCRVH comes from the coding sequence ATGAAAAATCGGCTCTGGATCTACGATACCACGCTGCGAGACGGCGCTCAGTGCGAGGGACTCTGCTTATCTCTCGAAGACAAAGTGCGAATTGCTCGACAGTTAGACAGTTTAGGAATTCCGTTTATTGAAGGTGGCTGGCCGGGAGCAAATCCTAAGGACGTACAATTTTTTTGGCAGCTCAAAGAACAGCCATTAATTCAAGCTGAAGTTGTTGCTTTTTGTTCGACTAGGCGACCGGGAAAAACGGCAGCTAATGATGAAATGTTGCAGCCTATCTTGTCTGCTGGGACTCGCTGGGTAACGCTGTTTGGCAAGTCGTGGGATTTGCACGTAATTGAAAGTTTGAAGACAACGCTAGAAGAAAATCTGGCGATGATTCGAGATACTATTGAATATTTACGGAGTCAGGGAAGGCGCGTTATTTATGATGCAGAACACTGGTTTGATGGCTACAAACACAATCCCGAGTATGCGATTAAAACTTTAATGGCAGCGGCGAATGCTGGTGCAGAATGGCTGGTGTTGTGCGATACTAACGGCGGTACTTTGCCTGACGAAGTTAGTCAAGTTGTGCGTGATGTGGCAGGAATAATAGAAACTTGGGATATTTCGGAATCGGAAATTCACCCCCCCCAACCCCCCCTTATTAAGGAGGGGAGAAAGTCTAAAATTCAGTTAGGAATTCACACTCACAACGACTCTGGAGTTGCCGTTGCTAATGCTCTGGCTGGTGTGCGGGAAGGGGTGACGATGGTACAGGGAACTATTAACGGTTATGGCGAACGCTGCGGTAATGCTAATTTGTGTTCCTTGATTCCTAATTTTCAGCTCAAGTTGGGTTATGATTGCATTCAAGATGAGCAATTAGCGAAATTAACTCAAGTCAGTCGCTCCGTCAGCGAAATTGTTAATCTTGCTCCCGATGACCACGCTCCTTTTGTCGGTCTTTCCGCTTTTGCTCACAAGGGCGGAATTCACGTATCGGCGGTTGCAAAAAATCCGTTAACTTACGAACACTTGGAACCGGAAAAAATTGGCAACATCCGACGAATTGTGATTTCGGATCAATCGGGTTTGAGCAATGTTTTGGCGAAGGCTAAGACTTTTGGTATTGAACTCGATCGCAAAAATCCTGCTTGCCGCCAAATTCTGGAAAAGTTGAAAGATTTGGAAAGTCAGGGATATCAATTTGAGGGTGCTGAGGCGTCTTTTGAATTGTTAATGCGGGAAGCTTTGGAAAAGCGGCAGCGGTGGTTTGAAATTCATGGATTTCAAGTTCACTGCGATAAAGTTGGCGAAGATTGTACGGCTTTAGCCACTGTGAAATTGTCAGTCAACGGTACAAATATTCTGGAATGCGCGGAAGGAAACGGCCCGGTTTCGGCTTTGGATGCGGCTTTGCGGAAAGCTTTGGTGAATTTTTATCCGGCGATAGCCCATTTTTACTTGACAGATTACAAGGTGCGAATTCTGGATTCCGGTGCGGGTACTGGTGCTAAAACTCGCGTGTTGGTGGAATCGAGCAACCATCAGCAGCGGTGGACTACTGTGGGGGTTTCTACTAATATTTTGGATGCTTCTTGTCAGGCTGTGGTTGAGGGTTTGGAGTACGGTTTGGTGTTGGAAAATCAAGAGGCGATTCCTCTAGTTTGTCGCGTACATTAA